The following proteins are encoded in a genomic region of Ostrea edulis chromosome 7, xbOstEdul1.1, whole genome shotgun sequence:
- the LOC125654027 gene encoding alanine aminotransferase 2-like: MADKVLTMDSVNPHIREMEYAVRGPIVARATELEKELTKGANKPFTSVMKANIGDCHATGQTPITFIRQVVSLCAYPEMMDTCGFPDDVKQRAQRLLGGCKGGSIGSYSASPGIDVIREDIAKYISDRDGILSNSEDIMLCTGASDGIKTILAMLMTGKLGKDRAGILIPVPQYPLYSATLTEFNAYPIPYYMDEENHWGLDVKELKRAINEAKPNCVPRAICVINPGNPTGQVLTRQNIEDVIKFAKAEKLMILADEVYQHNIWGEGCKFFSFKKVLSEMGSDYKTLELASFMSASKGFMGECGSRGGYAEVVNLLPDVKACLMKSISAKLCPPIVGQIVIDCIVNPPKPGDTSYEKFKQEKDNVLALLKKKANMVTSLFNSIEGIKCNEVQGAMYAFPRIFLPPAAIEEAKKRKQTPDAFYCFQLLETTGICVVPGSGFGEKEGTFHFRITILPRIEEMTAALEQFKEFHLAFLARYKN; this comes from the coding sequence GCCGTTCACATCTGTGATGAAAGCCAATATCGGCGACTGTCATGCAACTGGCCAAACACCAATCACCTTCATCCGCCAGGTAGTGTCACTGTGTGCCTATCCAGAAATGATGGACACCTGCGGATTTCCAGACGATGTCAAGCAAAGAGCGCAGAGGTTGCTGGGCGGCTGTAAGGGGGGCAGTATCGGATCATACTCTGCCAGTCCAGGAATAGATGTTATAAGAGAAGACATTGCTAAGTATATATCTGATAGAGATGGAATTCTGAGCAATTCAGAGGACATCATGTTGTGCACAGGTGCTAGTGATGGGATTAAGACAATCCTGGCCATGTTGATGACGGGGAAGTTGGGGAAGGATCGGGCCGGTATTTTGATTCCCGTACCCCAGTACCCACTGTACTCTGCCACGCTTACTGAATTTAATGCCTATCCAATCCCATATTATATGGACGAGGAAAATCACTGGGGACTGGATGTGAAGGAGTTAAAACGTGCTATAAATGAAGCTAAGCCAAACTGTGTTCCTCGAGCCATCTGTGTAATTAATCCAGGAAATCCCACAGGACAAGTTCTGACCAGACAGAACATTGAGGATGTTATCAAGTTTGCTAAGGCGGAGAAGTTGATGATACTCGCTGATGAAGTCTACCAACACAACATATGGGGAGAGGGTTGTAAGTTCTTTTCGTTCAAAAAGGTGCTGTCAGAAATGGGCTCGGACTACAAGACATTGGAGCTTGCTTCTTTCATGTCTGCATCTAAAGGGTTCATGGGAGAATGTGGTTCTCGTGGAGGGTATGCAGAGGTGGTTAATCTCCTCCCTGACGTCAAAGCTTGCCTCATGAAGTCCATCTCGGCGAAACTCTGTCCACCAATTGTAGGACAAATTGTGATAGATTGCATTGTAAATCCTCCTAAACCAGGAGATACGTCGTATGAAAAATTCAAGCAAGAGAAAGACAATGTTTTAGCCCTCCTAAAGAAAAAAGCAAATATGGTCACCAGCCTGTTTAACTCTATTGAAGGCATTAAATGTAATGAGGTCCAGGGTGCAATGTATGCATTCCCCAGAATCTTTCTACCTCCAGCGGCAATAGAAGAGGCCAAGAAAAGAAAGCAGACCCCAGATGCCTTCTACTGCTTCCAGTTGCTGGAGACGACGGGGATATGTGTTGTACCAGGGAGTGGATTCGGAGAGAAGGAAGGGACTTTCCACTTCAGGATAACGATACTTCCACGAATAGAGGAAATGACAGCGGCTCTGGAGCAGTTTAAAGAATTTCACCTGGCTTTCCTAGCACGCTACAAGAACTAA